DNA from Xiphophorus maculatus strain JP 163 A chromosome 6, X_maculatus-5.0-male, whole genome shotgun sequence:
GTGTCACAAAAAAAAGGCCTATCACCTGTATGAATTTTCTTGTGAAGCCTTAAATGACTAATTCGAGAGAAACGTTTTTCACATGTTTcgcatgagaaaggcttctcacctgtatgaattTTCTTGTGAAAATTTAGATGATCTACTCgagtgaaactttttccacacgTTTCACATAAAAAAGGCTTCCTACATGTGTGGGTTCTGTAAAACTGTGCCTGTGCCTCATTATGAGAATGACTCTCTGAAACAGTGGAGCTGCTTCCTTCCTTATCTTTGCTCTCAACTACAGGAAATATCTGAAAGGAGAGCTGCTCAGTTTGTGGTCCTCCATCACTCATGCCATCTTCTTGAAGAGTAGAAGTATCCATCAAAGCAACAAACAGCTTTTGGACAGGATGTTGTCCCTCGTGACTGCTGCATAGGTCATTCTGGTCCTGCCTGGTTGGTAAATGTTCTGGTCCATGCTGTTCATGTTGAAGCACTGAATAATCTGGTTCCTTCTTTTCTACAATTATCAGTTGAGGTTCTGATTCCTCCTCTTCCTTAATCCATGTATTTCCTTGAATGTCCTGTTCATCAATCAGTGGTGATTTGGGgtcctcatcttcctctttaATACATGGAGGTCGTGGTTCCCTTAGTTCTCCAGTCCATTGATGTCCTGATTCCTCCTGGTCATGACTGGACCTTCTCCCCTGGTTACGAACCTGTTGGATGGCAAAAGTTTTCTCCTCAATGGAGAAATGTGGCTGTTGGAGGTCTGTGGGGATAAAGGAAGAGatcattaatataatttaattgatGACTGCTTTATGCATCAGCCTGGTTGTTCTTGGAGATCCGAGACTGTTGGCGTCACACAGTTCATCTAAACTTAGTTTGTAgtgcttatttattttcaggaaAAACTTTCCACACTAATTGGCAGCCCTGgcacagatgtttaaaaaatgtaagataaATTCTGATT
Protein-coding regions in this window:
- the LOC111605770 gene encoding zinc finger protein 135-like isoform X1, whose translation is MSSAQHLREFIRERLTAAAQEIFTEVEKTIICYEEELDAQRRMMGINLQQQINLNRIGSEPRRQSSDLQQPHFSIEEKTFAIQQVRNQGRRSSHDQEESGHQWTGELREPRPPCIKEEDEDPKSPLIDEQDIQGNTWIKEEEESEPQLIIVEKKEPDYSVLQHEQHGPEHLPTRQDQNDLCSSHEGQHPVQKLFVALMDTSTLQEDGMSDGGPQTEQLSFQIFPVVESKDKEGSSSTVSESHSHNEAQAQFYRTHTCRKPFLCETCGKSFTRVDHLNFHKKIHTGEKPFSCETCEKRFSRISHLRLHKKIHTGDRPFFCDTCGKSFIQSSDLNVHRRIHTNERPFSCQTCGKSFTRKSNLNVHRKTHTQQKSFSCQTCGQHFLRLGNLISHMKLKHNSERETFDSHTQLTL